Proteins from a genomic interval of Streptomyces sp. NBC_00820:
- a CDS encoding ROK family transcriptional regulator, which translates to MTGRPGRTAGTGRTIRSSGQGTAGELLELVRSGRAVTRGALQQATGLSRATVHQRLDRLFRAGWLREGAGGPVGSPLGGRPSLTLEFDGSHAVVLVADLDTRHARAAVLTLTGEILAEHAGTLVIEDGPEAVLGELGGWFAELLTLAGHHPREVCGIGLAVPGPVDSVTGRVVQPPMMPGWDGYDITGRLSRAFGERAGAPAVPVLVDNDANLMAYGEQRAGHPDCSAFVLVKVSTGIGAGVVVDGSIYRGIDGGAGDIGHIRVGTDALCRCGSYGCLAAVASGGAVARRLAEAGVPAASGSDVRDLLAAGHPEAAALAREAGRQVGDVLATVVTLLNPGVLMIAGDLAGTPFLTGVRELLYQRALPRSTAHLDVVTSRLGERAALTGAGAMVVEHLYAPERVEERLSALGV; encoded by the coding sequence ATGACCGGACGGCCCGGCAGGACCGCAGGGACCGGAAGGACCATCAGGAGCAGCGGCCAGGGCACCGCGGGTGAGCTGCTCGAACTGGTCCGCAGCGGGCGGGCGGTCACCCGCGGAGCGCTCCAGCAGGCCACCGGACTCTCCCGCGCCACCGTCCATCAGCGGCTCGACCGGCTGTTCCGGGCCGGCTGGCTGCGCGAGGGCGCGGGCGGCCCGGTCGGCTCCCCGCTCGGCGGCCGCCCCTCCCTCACCCTGGAGTTCGACGGCTCCCACGCGGTGGTCCTCGTCGCGGACCTCGACACCCGGCACGCCCGCGCGGCCGTCCTCACCCTGACCGGCGAGATCCTCGCGGAACACGCCGGCACCCTCGTCATCGAGGACGGACCCGAGGCCGTCCTGGGCGAACTCGGCGGCTGGTTCGCCGAGTTGCTCACCCTCGCCGGACACCACCCGCGGGAGGTCTGCGGGATCGGCCTCGCGGTGCCGGGCCCGGTGGACAGCGTGACCGGCCGCGTGGTCCAGCCGCCGATGATGCCCGGCTGGGACGGCTACGACATAACGGGCCGCCTCTCCCGCGCGTTCGGCGAGCGTGCCGGCGCCCCCGCCGTCCCGGTCCTGGTGGACAACGACGCCAACCTCATGGCCTACGGCGAACAGCGCGCCGGACACCCCGACTGCTCGGCCTTCGTCCTGGTCAAGGTCTCCACCGGCATCGGCGCCGGGGTCGTGGTCGACGGCTCGATCTACCGCGGGATCGACGGCGGCGCGGGCGACATCGGCCATATCCGCGTGGGCACCGACGCCCTGTGCCGGTGCGGGTCGTACGGCTGTCTCGCCGCCGTCGCCAGCGGTGGCGCGGTGGCCCGGCGGCTGGCCGAGGCGGGGGTGCCGGCCGCGTCCGGCTCGGACGTACGGGACCTGCTGGCCGCGGGGCACCCCGAGGCCGCGGCGCTGGCCCGGGAGGCCGGCCGCCAGGTCGGGGACGTCCTGGCGACCGTGGTGACCCTGCTCAACCCGGGTGTGCTGATGATCGCGGGCGACCTGGCCGGAACCCCCTTCCTGACCGGTGTGCGGGAACTGCTCTACCAGCGGGCGCTGCCCCGTTCCACGGCCCACCTGGACGTCGTCACCTCCCGGCTGGGCGAGCGGGCCGCGCTGACCGGGGCCGGGGCCATGGTCGTGGAGCACCTGTACGCGCCGGAGCGGGTGGAGGAGCGGCTGTCGGCGCTCGGGGTGTGA
- a CDS encoding MGH1-like glycoside hydrolase domain-containing protein, translated as MDRTAQLTSRVTDREIAYDPPPAASSAPAAPSAPSAVSAPLPPPHSPGPPAESLRVAAARVLAANWTGASTVPSRNLYPHQWSWDSAFVAIGLRHLSPLRAQTELETLLAAQWADGRVPHIVFNPSVPLDAYFPSPDFWRSSTAGRAAGAPRTVQTSGIVQPPVHALAVWLVHRADPGLSRARGFLARLYPRLAAWHRYLLHRRDLGGGGLVSVVHPWEQGMDNSPCWDPPLARVTPAPARSFRRADLGHSAPEDRPTDLDYGRYVRLAADYRDAGYADGGGEFAVEDPAFNALLIASEQALARIAGELGAPGTARHARAERLTAALVERLWDPESGMFLCRDVMGGSGGAGGGGSGNREPRDRALIPERGVSGLVPLLLPGLPREVAAALVRTLGGPHFGLGDRTRLVPSYDLLGEAFDPHRYWRGPAWFNTSWLIERGLRVHGEPAAADALREAFLRTAGDSGFAEYVDPYTGEACGALGFGWTAALALDLLHRRPEHTVSSTGTTAFDRSDEGRDRG; from the coding sequence GTGGATCGCACTGCCCAGCTCACCAGCCGTGTCACGGATCGCGAGATCGCATACGATCCGCCGCCCGCGGCCTCATCGGCCCCTGCGGCCCCATCGGCTCCATCGGCCGTATCGGCCCCGCTGCCGCCGCCGCACTCGCCCGGGCCACCGGCCGAGTCGCTGCGCGTCGCGGCGGCCCGGGTGCTGGCGGCCAACTGGACGGGCGCGTCGACGGTTCCGTCCCGGAACCTGTATCCGCACCAGTGGTCCTGGGACTCCGCGTTCGTCGCGATCGGGCTGCGGCACCTGTCGCCGCTGCGGGCGCAGACGGAACTGGAGACGCTGCTGGCGGCCCAGTGGGCCGACGGGCGCGTCCCGCACATCGTCTTCAACCCCTCCGTGCCCCTCGACGCGTACTTCCCGAGCCCCGACTTCTGGCGCTCCTCGACCGCGGGGCGCGCGGCGGGCGCACCGCGCACCGTACAGACGTCGGGCATCGTGCAGCCACCGGTGCACGCGCTGGCGGTGTGGCTGGTGCACCGCGCCGATCCGGGCCTGTCCCGGGCGCGCGGCTTCCTCGCCCGCCTCTACCCCCGGCTGGCCGCCTGGCACCGGTACCTGCTGCACCGGCGGGACCTCGGCGGGGGCGGGCTGGTGTCCGTCGTCCACCCCTGGGAGCAGGGCATGGACAACAGTCCCTGCTGGGACCCGCCGCTGGCCCGTGTCACCCCGGCACCGGCCCGCTCCTTCCGCCGCGCCGACCTCGGCCACAGCGCCCCCGAGGACCGGCCGACGGACCTGGACTACGGACGGTACGTGCGGCTGGCGGCGGACTACCGGGACGCGGGATACGCCGACGGGGGCGGTGAGTTCGCCGTGGAGGACCCGGCGTTCAACGCGCTGCTGATCGCCTCCGAGCAGGCCCTGGCCCGGATCGCCGGAGAACTGGGGGCGCCGGGCACCGCCCGCCACGCGCGCGCCGAACGGCTCACCGCGGCGCTGGTGGAGCGGCTGTGGGACCCGGAGAGCGGGATGTTCCTGTGCCGGGACGTGATGGGCGGGAGTGGCGGAGCTGGGGGCGGGGGCAGCGGCAATCGCGAGCCGCGGGACCGGGCCCTGATCCCCGAGCGGGGCGTCTCCGGCCTCGTCCCCCTCCTCCTGCCCGGCCTGCCCCGCGAGGTGGCCGCCGCGCTCGTCCGCACCCTGGGCGGCCCCCACTTCGGGCTCGGCGACCGCACCCGTCTCGTGCCCAGCTACGACCTCCTCGGCGAGGCCTTCGACCCGCACCGGTACTGGCGCGGCCCGGCCTGGTTCAACACGAGCTGGCTCATCGAGCGGGGGCTGCGCGTACACGGCGAGCCCGCGGCGGCGGACGCGCTGCGGGAGGCGTTCCTGCGCACCGCCGGCGACTCCGGCTTCGCGGAGTACGTCGACCCGTACACGGGCGAGGCGTGCGGGGCGCTCGGCTTCGGCTGGACCGCCGCCCTCGCGCTCGACCTGCTGCACCGGCGGCCGGAACACACCGTGTCCTCCACGGGCACCACCGCGTTCGACAGGAGTGACGAGGGAAGGGACCGAGGATGA